A genome region from Pseudomonas sp. N3-W includes the following:
- a CDS encoding ABC transporter permease, with protein MAIAVPLNAGSSPTLKQRLKRAERVNRWKAQALIAPLVLFLLLVFLVPIVALLYKSVGNPEVVGGMPRTVAAIASWDGRGLPAEPVYKAASDDLAEARKNQTLGDLSKRLNMELAGYRSLLTKTARALPFATEPASYKEALEGLDERWGDPAYWQAVRRNTSSITPYYLLAAVDHRIDDLGEVAPATPDQAIYLDIFARTFWMGLVITVICLFLAYPLAYLLANLPSRQSNLLMILVLLPFWTSILVRVAAWIVLLQSGGLINSGLMAMGIIDKPLELVFNRTGVYISMVHILLPFMILPIYSVMKGISPTYMRAAISLGCHPFASFWRVYFPQTYAGVGAGCLLVFILAIGYYITPALLGSPNDQMVSYFVAFYTNTSINWGMATALGGLLLLATVVLYLIYSWLVGASRLRLS; from the coding sequence ATGGCTATCGCCGTTCCCTTGAACGCGGGCAGCAGTCCCACCTTGAAGCAGCGCCTCAAGCGCGCCGAGCGGGTCAATCGCTGGAAGGCCCAGGCCCTGATTGCGCCGCTGGTGCTGTTTCTGTTGCTGGTGTTTCTGGTGCCGATCGTGGCGCTGCTCTACAAAAGCGTGGGCAACCCGGAAGTGGTCGGCGGCATGCCGCGCACCGTGGCGGCCATCGCCAGCTGGGACGGCCGAGGCCTACCGGCTGAGCCGGTTTACAAGGCGGCCAGCGACGACCTCGCCGAAGCCCGCAAAAACCAGACGCTGGGCGATCTGTCCAAGCGCTTGAACATGGAACTGGCCGGCTACCGCAGCCTGCTGACCAAAACCGCCCGTGCCTTGCCGTTCGCCACCGAACCGGCTTCTTATAAAGAAGCGCTGGAAGGTCTCGACGAGCGCTGGGGCGACCCGGCTTACTGGCAGGCGGTACGGCGCAACACCAGCAGCATCACGCCTTACTATCTGCTGGCAGCGGTCGATCATCGTATCGACGACCTCGGCGAAGTGGCCCCGGCCACCCCGGACCAGGCGATCTACCTCGACATCTTCGCCCGCACGTTCTGGATGGGCCTGGTCATTACCGTGATCTGCCTGTTCCTGGCGTATCCGCTGGCTTATCTGCTGGCGAACCTGCCGTCGCGGCAAAGCAACCTGCTGATGATTCTGGTGCTGCTGCCGTTCTGGACCTCGATTCTGGTGCGAGTCGCGGCATGGATCGTGTTGCTGCAGTCCGGTGGACTGATCAACAGCGGGCTGATGGCGATGGGCATCATCGACAAGCCGCTGGAGCTGGTGTTCAACCGCACCGGGGTCTACATCTCGATGGTGCACATCCTGCTGCCGTTCATGATTCTGCCGATCTACAGCGTGATGAAAGGCATCTCGCCGACCTACATGCGTGCGGCCATTTCCCTGGGCTGCCATCCGTTCGCCAGTTTCTGGCGGGTGTACTTCCCGCAGACCTATGCCGGGGTCGGCGCCGGGTGCCTGTTGGTGTTCATCCTCGCCATCGGCTACTACATCACCCCGGCGCTGCTGGGCAGCCCGAACGATCAGATGGTCAGCTACTTTGTCGCCTTCTACACCAACACCAGCATCAACTGGGGCATGGCCACTGCACTCGGCGGGCTGCTGCTGTTGGCGACCGTGGTGCTTTATCTGATCTACAGCTGGCTGGTGGGCGCCAGTCGCCTGCGTCTGAGCTAA
- a CDS encoding ABC transporter substrate-binding protein: MLRSLKFTALVMGMIGASHAMAAGPDLTVVSFGGANKAAQEKAFYAPWEAAGNGKIVAGEYNGEMAKVKAMVDTKSVSWDLVEVESPELSRGCDEDMFEPLDPALFGKSEDYVKGAIQPCGVGFFVWSTVLAYNADKLKSAPTSWADFWDTKKFPGKRGLRKGAKYTLEFALMADGVAPKDVYKVLASKDGQDRAFKKLDELKPSIQWWEAGAQPPQYLASGDVVMSSAYNGRIAAVQKESNLKVVWNGGIYDFDAWAIPKGLDKARAEAAKKFIAFSVMPQQQKTYSSNIAYGPANTQAVPLLAKDVLKDMPTTPENIANQVQIDVSFWADNGEQLEQRFNSWAAK; encoded by the coding sequence ATGTTGAGATCCCTGAAATTTACGGCCCTGGTGATGGGCATGATCGGTGCGTCGCACGCGATGGCGGCGGGTCCGGACCTGACCGTGGTGTCCTTTGGCGGGGCAAACAAGGCGGCGCAGGAAAAAGCCTTCTACGCACCGTGGGAAGCGGCGGGCAATGGCAAGATCGTTGCCGGCGAGTACAACGGTGAGATGGCCAAGGTCAAAGCCATGGTCGACACCAAGAGCGTGTCCTGGGACCTGGTGGAAGTTGAATCGCCCGAACTGTCCCGTGGTTGCGACGAAGACATGTTCGAGCCTTTGGACCCGGCGCTGTTCGGCAAGTCCGAAGACTACGTCAAAGGTGCGATCCAGCCGTGTGGCGTCGGTTTCTTCGTGTGGTCCACGGTACTGGCCTACAACGCCGACAAGCTGAAGAGCGCACCCACCAGTTGGGCGGATTTCTGGGACACCAAGAAATTCCCGGGCAAGCGTGGCCTGCGCAAGGGCGCCAAGTACACCCTGGAATTCGCTTTGATGGCCGACGGCGTGGCGCCGAAAGACGTCTACAAAGTGCTGGCCAGCAAAGATGGCCAGGACCGTGCCTTCAAGAAACTTGATGAACTCAAGCCAAGCATTCAGTGGTGGGAAGCCGGTGCACAGCCGCCGCAGTACCTTGCTTCCGGCGACGTGGTCATGAGTTCGGCCTACAACGGCCGGATCGCTGCCGTGCAAAAAGAAAGCAACCTGAAGGTGGTGTGGAACGGCGGGATCTACGACTTCGACGCGTGGGCGATTCCAAAAGGCCTGGACAAGGCGCGGGCTGAAGCGGCGAAGAAATTCATCGCGTTCTCGGTGATGCCACAGCAGCAGAAGACCTACTCGTCAAACATCGCCTACGGCCCGGCCAACACCCAGGCTGTACCGTTGCTGGCCAAGGACGTCCTGAAAGACATGCCGACCACCCCGGAAAACATCGCCAACCAGGTGCAGATCGACGTCAGCTTCTGGGCTGACAACGGCGAGCAACTGGAACAACGCTTCAACTCCTGGGCTGCGAAGTAA
- a CDS encoding ABC transporter ATP-binding protein has translation MSEVDSSVGASDILVSFRGVQKSYDGENLIVKDLNLDIRKGEFLTLLGPSGSGKTTSLMMLAGFETPTAGEILLAGRSINNVPPHKRDIGMVFQNYALFPHMTVSENLAFPLTVRGLNKSDVSDRVKRVLSMVQLDSFAQRYPAQLSGGQQQRVALARALVFEPQLVLMDEPLGALDKQLREHMQMEIKHLHQRLGVTVVYVTHDQGEALTMSDRVAVFHQGEIQQIAPPRTLYEEPKNTFVANFIGENNRLNGRLHSHTGDRCVVELGRGEKVEALAVNVGKTGEPVTLSIRPERVSLNGASGQCVNRFSGRVAEFIYLGDHVRVRLEVCGKTDFFVKQPIAELDPALAVGDVVPLGWQVEHVRALDPLLEAN, from the coding sequence ATGAGTGAGGTCGATTCGAGCGTTGGGGCCAGTGACATTCTGGTCAGCTTTCGTGGTGTGCAAAAAAGCTACGACGGCGAGAACCTGATCGTCAAAGACCTCAACCTGGACATTCGCAAGGGCGAATTCCTCACCTTGCTCGGGCCATCGGGCTCCGGCAAAACCACCAGTCTGATGATGCTCGCCGGTTTCGAAACGCCAACTGCGGGTGAAATTCTGCTGGCTGGTCGCTCGATCAACAACGTGCCGCCGCACAAGCGCGACATCGGCATGGTGTTCCAGAACTACGCGCTGTTCCCGCACATGACGGTGTCCGAGAACCTGGCGTTCCCGCTGACCGTGCGCGGCTTGAACAAAAGTGATGTGAGTGACCGCGTCAAGCGGGTGCTGAGCATGGTCCAGCTCGACAGCTTCGCCCAGCGCTACCCGGCGCAACTGTCCGGCGGTCAGCAGCAGCGTGTGGCGCTGGCCCGGGCGCTGGTGTTTGAACCACAACTGGTACTGATGGACGAACCCCTCGGTGCGCTGGACAAGCAACTGCGTGAACACATGCAGATGGAGATCAAACACCTGCACCAGCGCCTCGGCGTGACCGTGGTCTATGTGACTCACGATCAGGGCGAAGCCCTGACCATGTCCGACCGGGTGGCAGTGTTCCATCAGGGCGAAATCCAGCAGATCGCGCCGCCCCGTACGCTCTACGAAGAACCGAAAAACACCTTCGTCGCCAACTTCATCGGTGAGAACAACCGCCTCAACGGTCGCCTGCACAGCCACACCGGCGACCGCTGTGTGGTCGAGTTGGGGCGCGGGGAAAAGGTTGAAGCCCTGGCGGTCAACGTCGGCAAGACCGGTGAGCCGGTCACGTTGTCGATTCGCCCGGAACGCGTGAGTCTCAATGGCGCCAGTGGTCAATGCGTCAACCGCTTCTCAGGGAGGGTGGCGGAATTCATCTATCTGGGCGACCACGTCCGGGTTCGTCTGGAAGTCTGTGGCAAGACCGACTTTTTTGTGAAACAGCCGATTGCCGAGCTCGATCCTGCGCTGGCGGTCGGTGACGTGGTACCGCTTGGCTGGCAAGTCGAACACGTTCGCGCGCTCGACCCACTTCTAGAGGCGAACTGA
- a CDS encoding response regulator transcription factor produces the protein MIFNLEKNVIRVLVAEDHTIVREGIKQLIGLAKDLLVVGEASNGEQLLETLRHVPCEVVLLDISMPGVNGLEAIPRIRALNNPPAILVLSMHDEAQMAARALKVGAAGYATKDSDPALLLTAIRKVAAGGRYIDPDLADRMVFEVGLTDSRPLHSLLSEREFSVFERLAQGANVNDIAQQLALSSKTISTHKARLMQKLNITSLAELVKYAMEHKLL, from the coding sequence ATGATCTTTAATCTGGAGAAAAATGTGATCCGTGTACTGGTAGCCGAAGACCACACCATCGTTCGCGAAGGCATCAAGCAATTGATCGGTCTGGCCAAGGATCTGCTGGTGGTAGGGGAGGCGAGCAATGGCGAGCAGTTGCTTGAAACCCTGCGTCACGTTCCCTGCGAAGTGGTGCTGCTGGACATTTCCATGCCCGGTGTTAACGGCCTGGAGGCGATCCCGCGGATTCGTGCGTTGAACAATCCGCCGGCGATTCTGGTGTTGTCGATGCACGACGAAGCGCAAATGGCCGCACGCGCCCTGAAGGTCGGTGCCGCCGGTTACGCGACCAAGGACAGCGACCCGGCGCTGCTGCTGACTGCCATCCGCAAGGTCGCGGCGGGCGGGCGCTACATCGACCCGGACCTGGCCGACCGCATGGTTTTCGAAGTCGGCCTGACCGACTCACGGCCGCTGCACTCCTTGCTGTCGGAGCGCGAGTTTTCGGTGTTCGAGCGTCTGGCCCAGGGCGCCAATGTCAACGACATCGCCCAGCAACTGGCCCTGAGCAGCAAGACCATCAGCACCCACAAGGCGCGGCTGATGCAGAAGCTCAACATCACCTCACTGGCGGAGTTGGTGAAATACGCGATGGAGCACAAGCTCCTCTGA
- a CDS encoding PAS domain S-box protein — protein sequence MMRFCCLWVIGCLWFPLMSWASSAPPAHAAQLSAAQQQWLVQHGEWRVGVVLQAPYAQYDRRLQRLSGVNVELMKWLAKSLQVELSWRNFPDVEQLEAAVREGEVDIAPGLTQTPGGLRLWQFSDPYMRVPQLIVGDQKGAGVVELEKLDSQTRVAVRMPSATADYLRGNFPHLNIQGVPLERQALQLLVSQQAGYAVIDEAQLGRLSAEPEFAGLVVVGDIGLPQLLRVATRRDWPELAGIVESALRTIPAKDLEHLHNQWLQPKYPRLSESPGFWQNLSLLLVVLLLSSMAIVFWQRRQQHSLEQRLLAAREDIALRAASEEALRLTQFSIDQSTVGILWVNWDSHVRYANRAAEVMLGYPAGGIIDRPLIDFEPGLHMDRWLNLWKRARASEDGPQSFETSCVRADGSILPTDVSLSFLRFRDSEYLVVYLNDVTERRRALAALQESEARLQGIAANVPGLVFRLERAPVTGQIDFAYISEGSESLVGYAPATLAHRDMGLRSLVHPDDRASYHQTQDHALDTDSDWSWQGRILTRQGEQRWAEIKAITRRLDDGAYVWDGIVWDISESKRIELELASSREQLRELSAHLESVREEEKARIAREVHDELGQMLTVLKLETSMCELAYAQLDPGLNERLNSMKRLIAQLFQLVRDVATALRPPILDAGIASAIEWQARRFEARTQIPCLVQVPDNLPILSDAKAIGLFRILQEALTNVMRHAQAHTVELTLALEGDELCLTVSDDGVGFVPAMGRPTSFGVVGMRERVLIMGGTLTLESEPGEGTTLSVRVPLDEV from the coding sequence ATGATGCGTTTTTGCTGCCTGTGGGTTATCGGCTGTTTGTGGTTTCCCTTGATGAGCTGGGCGTCGTCGGCGCCACCGGCGCATGCTGCGCAGCTATCGGCGGCTCAGCAACAATGGCTGGTGCAGCATGGCGAGTGGCGGGTCGGGGTGGTCTTGCAGGCGCCCTATGCACAATACGACCGACGTTTGCAGCGCTTGTCCGGGGTCAACGTCGAGCTGATGAAGTGGCTGGCCAAGTCCCTGCAGGTCGAACTCAGCTGGCGTAACTTTCCTGACGTGGAGCAACTGGAAGCGGCGGTGCGTGAAGGCGAAGTCGATATTGCCCCCGGCTTGACGCAAACCCCTGGCGGTTTGCGTCTTTGGCAGTTTTCCGACCCGTACATGCGCGTGCCGCAGCTGATCGTCGGCGACCAGAAGGGCGCAGGTGTGGTGGAGCTGGAAAAACTCGACAGCCAGACCCGCGTTGCCGTGCGTATGCCCAGTGCCACCGCCGATTACCTGCGCGGCAACTTTCCCCATCTGAATATTCAAGGCGTACCGCTTGAACGCCAGGCCCTGCAATTGCTGGTGAGTCAGCAGGCGGGTTACGCGGTGATCGATGAGGCGCAGCTGGGACGCTTGTCTGCCGAGCCAGAGTTCGCCGGGCTGGTGGTGGTGGGCGATATCGGCTTGCCGCAATTGTTGCGGGTTGCAACGCGTCGTGACTGGCCGGAGCTGGCCGGTATTGTCGAGAGTGCGCTGCGAACGATTCCGGCCAAGGACCTGGAACACCTGCACAATCAATGGCTGCAACCCAAATACCCAAGGCTTTCCGAGTCGCCGGGGTTCTGGCAGAACCTCAGCCTGTTACTGGTGGTGTTGCTGCTGAGCAGCATGGCGATCGTCTTCTGGCAGCGCCGTCAGCAACACAGTCTGGAGCAGCGGTTGTTGGCCGCGCGCGAGGACATTGCCCTGCGCGCCGCCAGTGAAGAAGCGTTGCGCCTGACGCAATTTTCCATCGACCAAAGCACGGTCGGCATTCTTTGGGTCAATTGGGACAGCCATGTGCGTTACGCCAACCGTGCCGCCGAAGTCATGCTCGGTTACCCGGCGGGCGGGATCATTGACCGGCCCCTCATCGACTTCGAGCCCGGCCTGCATATGGACCGCTGGCTGAATCTGTGGAAGCGCGCCCGGGCCAGCGAAGATGGGCCGCAAAGTTTCGAAACCAGCTGTGTGCGGGCCGATGGCAGCATCCTGCCGACGGACGTGTCGCTGAGCTTCCTGCGTTTTCGCGACAGCGAGTACCTGGTGGTCTACCTCAACGATGTCACCGAGCGCCGTCGCGCCCTGGCCGCGTTGCAGGAAAGCGAGGCGCGGTTGCAAGGGATTGCTGCCAATGTCCCGGGGCTGGTCTTTCGTCTGGAACGGGCACCGGTGACGGGGCAGATCGATTTCGCCTACATCAGTGAAGGCAGTGAGAGTCTGGTCGGTTATGCGCCGGCTACCCTGGCTCATCGCGACATGGGCCTGCGCAGTCTGGTGCATCCTGACGACAGGGCCAGCTATCACCAGACCCAGGATCATGCGCTGGATACCGACAGCGACTGGTCGTGGCAGGGTCGCATCCTCACTCGTCAGGGCGAGCAGCGCTGGGCCGAGATCAAGGCCATTACCCGGCGGCTCGATGATGGCGCCTATGTCTGGGACGGGATTGTCTGGGACATCAGCGAGAGCAAACGCATCGAATTGGAGCTGGCCAGTTCCCGTGAGCAGTTGCGCGAGTTGTCCGCGCACCTGGAAAGCGTTCGGGAAGAGGAAAAGGCCCGGATTGCTCGTGAGGTGCATGACGAGTTGGGGCAGATGTTGACGGTGTTGAAACTGGAGACGTCCATGTGTGAATTGGCCTATGCGCAGCTCGACCCCGGCCTGAACGAACGTTTGAACAGCATGAAACGCCTGATCGCCCAGTTGTTCCAGCTGGTGCGTGATGTAGCGACTGCGTTGCGGCCACCAATTCTCGATGCCGGCATCGCTTCAGCGATCGAGTGGCAGGCCCGGCGTTTTGAGGCGCGCACGCAGATTCCGTGTCTGGTGCAGGTGCCGGACAATTTGCCGATACTCAGTGATGCCAAGGCAATTGGTCTGTTCCGCATCCTTCAGGAGGCGCTGACCAATGTCATGCGCCATGCCCAGGCGCATACTGTCGAACTGACACTGGCGCTGGAAGGCGATGAATTGTGTCTGACGGTGAGTGATGATGGCGTGGGATTTGTTCCTGCTATGGGTCGGCCGACTTCGTTTGGAGTGGTAGGCATGCGTGAGCGGGTGCTGATCATGGGCGGGACGTTGACGCTTGAGAGTGAGCCGGGGGAGGGCACGACCCTGAGTGTGCGGGTGCCGTTGGATGAGGTCTGA
- a CDS encoding alpha/beta hydrolase family protein: MPPVYRLALPALCLSLILPCAFSVEAADPAPAPGAAQKTAAEKPVERQPLLERSQEDASALERQIPAQEQQQLQAGADTFLALWKPANTADPKGAVIIVPGAGETADWPQAVGPLRNKLPDVEWSSLSITLPDLQSDAIAPRVVEVAPAPKPTAGNKDSTTAPPIEQAAGGEADVADKVVAETTEEQAKADAEHIFARIDAAIAFASQQSARRIVVLGHGTGAYWAARYLSEKQPSQVEKFVMVAAQTPVTAKPPLAELTPTLKLPTADLFYMDKPLDRSAALERMQASKRLKSSAFSQVSLKALPGNTKAEQEQLFRRVRGWLNPQPVAEQ; encoded by the coding sequence ATGCCCCCTGTCTACCGCCTGGCGCTGCCAGCCTTGTGCCTGTCGCTGATCCTGCCTTGCGCCTTTTCTGTCGAGGCCGCCGACCCTGCACCAGCACCTGGCGCTGCGCAAAAAACCGCCGCAGAGAAACCGGTCGAGCGCCAGCCGCTGCTTGAGCGTAGTCAGGAAGATGCCAGCGCACTTGAGCGCCAGATCCCCGCCCAGGAACAGCAACAACTGCAAGCCGGCGCCGACACTTTTCTTGCCCTGTGGAAACCGGCCAACACCGCTGACCCCAAAGGTGCGGTGATTATCGTACCGGGCGCTGGCGAAACCGCTGACTGGCCGCAAGCCGTCGGTCCGTTGCGCAACAAATTACCGGACGTCGAATGGAGCAGCCTGAGTATCACCTTGCCCGACCTGCAAAGCGATGCCATTGCGCCACGCGTTGTCGAAGTGGCGCCCGCGCCCAAACCGACTGCCGGCAACAAAGACTCGACTACCGCCCCCCCCATCGAGCAGGCCGCCGGTGGTGAAGCCGACGTAGCAGACAAGGTCGTTGCAGAAACCACCGAGGAACAAGCCAAGGCCGACGCCGAGCACATCTTCGCCCGAATCGATGCAGCCATTGCCTTTGCCAGCCAGCAAAGTGCCCGTCGTATCGTCGTGCTGGGCCATGGCACCGGTGCTTATTGGGCAGCACGCTACCTCAGCGAAAAACAGCCGTCGCAGGTGGAGAAGTTTGTGATGGTCGCGGCGCAAACGCCGGTCACGGCCAAACCGCCATTGGCCGAACTGACGCCGACGCTGAAGCTGCCAACCGCCGACCTCTTCTATATGGACAAGCCGCTGGATCGCAGCGCGGCGCTGGAACGGATGCAGGCCAGCAAGCGCCTGAAGAGCTCGGCGTTCAGCCAGGTGTCGCTCAAGGCACTGCCCGGCAATACCAAGGCCGAGCAGGAGCAGCTGTTTCGCCGGGTGCGTGGCTGGTTGAATCCGCAGCCGGTCGCTGAGCAATAG
- a CDS encoding TerB family tellurite resistance protein: protein MLWPGTLIGAGAGFAIASIPGAMLGALLGQALDRRLHVQSWAHLREKLGGRAVLRNDELLFVLLGRMAKCDGRVVDGHIQQARQEMRALEMTESAQRRAIAAFNRGKSGHDRLRGYLRRLSTQPHASEGVLRACWRMVWADGRAGSAERELLTQWGKWLGWTPQQVQALASDYEPQKRPLAVSGASYQDALRLLGVSATSEPAQIKRAYRRLLSRHHPDKVAGTGATALQVREATERTRDLHNAYTLIKARRDFR, encoded by the coding sequence ATGTTGTGGCCAGGGACTCTGATTGGAGCCGGGGCGGGCTTTGCCATAGCCAGCATTCCGGGGGCCATGCTTGGCGCTTTGTTGGGCCAGGCGTTGGACCGGCGTCTGCACGTGCAGAGCTGGGCGCATTTGCGCGAAAAACTGGGCGGTCGTGCGGTGTTGCGCAATGACGAGCTGTTGTTCGTATTGCTCGGCCGTATGGCCAAATGTGATGGTCGGGTGGTGGACGGTCACATCCAGCAAGCACGTCAAGAAATGCGTGCGCTGGAAATGACCGAGTCGGCGCAGCGTCGCGCCATTGCCGCGTTCAATCGCGGCAAGTCGGGACATGACCGGTTGCGCGGCTATCTGCGCCGCCTGAGTACGCAACCCCATGCGTCTGAAGGCGTGTTGCGCGCCTGTTGGCGGATGGTCTGGGCGGATGGTCGCGCCGGCAGTGCCGAGCGCGAGCTGCTGACTCAGTGGGGCAAATGGCTGGGCTGGACGCCGCAACAGGTGCAGGCACTGGCCAGCGATTACGAGCCACAGAAGCGCCCGCTGGCCGTTAGTGGTGCGAGTTATCAGGATGCGTTGCGATTATTGGGTGTGTCGGCGACCAGCGAGCCGGCGCAGATCAAGCGCGCGTATCGACGCCTGCTCAGTCGTCATCACCCGGACAAGGTTGCGGGGACGGGAGCGACGGCGTTGCAGGTGCGCGAGGCAACCGAGAGGACTCGTGACTTGCACAATGCGTATACGTTGATCAAGGCGCGGCGGGATTTTCGTTAG
- the murU gene encoding N-acetylmuramate alpha-1-phosphate uridylyltransferase MurU translates to MKAMILAAGKGERMRPLTLTTPKPLVRVGGVPLIEYHLRALAAAGFSEIVINHAWLGQQIEEYLGDGSRYGVSIQYSPEGEPLETGGGIFRALPLLGDEAFVVVNGDIWTDYDFAALRQPIAGLAHLVLADNPAHHPAGDFILLDGQVRDAHPGSPTLTYSGIAVLHPALFNGCTEGAFKLAPLFRRAMTQGQVTGERLDGLWVDVGTHERLAEVETLIEARH, encoded by the coding sequence ATGAAGGCGATGATTCTGGCGGCAGGCAAAGGCGAGCGCATGCGCCCGCTGACCCTGACCACTCCAAAACCACTGGTGCGCGTTGGCGGCGTGCCGTTGATCGAGTATCACCTGCGTGCTTTGGCCGCGGCAGGCTTCAGTGAGATCGTGATCAACCATGCCTGGCTCGGTCAGCAGATCGAAGAATACCTGGGTGACGGCTCGCGCTATGGCGTGAGCATCCAGTACTCGCCGGAAGGCGAGCCACTGGAAACCGGTGGCGGGATTTTCCGCGCGTTGCCGTTGTTGGGTGACGAGGCGTTCGTGGTGGTCAACGGAGACATCTGGACCGACTACGATTTTGCCGCGTTGCGTCAGCCCATCGCCGGGCTGGCTCATCTGGTGCTGGCGGATAACCCGGCCCATCACCCGGCCGGGGATTTCATTCTGCTGGACGGGCAAGTGCGCGACGCACATCCAGGCTCACCGACCCTGACCTACAGCGGGATTGCAGTGCTGCATCCGGCGTTGTTCAACGGCTGTACCGAGGGGGCCTTCAAGCTGGCGCCGCTGTTTCGCAGGGCCATGACCCAAGGGCAAGTCACTGGTGAACGGTTGGACGGGCTCTGGGTGGATGTTGGCACCCACGAGCGTCTGGCCGAAGTTGAAACTCTGATAGAAGCGAGACACTGA
- a CDS encoding aminoglycoside phosphotransferase family protein, protein MPDQDVRLQHLKVWLDEQLTVLFAEQKWGAVPPATLIAASSDASFRRYFRWEAEGRSFVVMDAPPPRENCKPFVDIAFLLAKSGINVPKIFAEDLERGFLLLNDLGNQTYLDVIDNENADDLFRDALQALLAFQQLPMVAPLPGYDVALLRRELELFPEWYVKHELGIEFDAAQQVLWQNVTDLLINSALAQPKVLVHRDYMPRNLMLSQPNPGVLDFQDAVYGPVTYDITCLFKDAFLSWPEERVHAWLEDYWQQAGALGIPVQPDFDEFLRASDLMGVQRHLKVIGIFARICHRDGKPRYLADVPRFFAYIEAVIARRPELAELDVLLASLRAGASA, encoded by the coding sequence ATGCCCGACCAAGATGTACGTTTGCAACACCTGAAAGTTTGGCTCGATGAGCAGTTGACTGTGCTTTTTGCAGAACAGAAATGGGGTGCCGTACCCCCGGCCACATTGATCGCGGCCAGCAGCGACGCGAGTTTCCGCCGTTACTTCCGTTGGGAAGCTGAAGGCCGCAGCTTCGTCGTCATGGACGCGCCGCCACCTCGGGAAAACTGCAAACCCTTCGTGGATATCGCCTTTTTGCTGGCGAAATCCGGAATAAATGTGCCGAAAATTTTTGCAGAAGACCTCGAACGCGGTTTTCTTTTGCTCAATGACCTTGGCAACCAGACGTATCTGGACGTGATCGACAACGAAAATGCCGACGATTTGTTCCGCGATGCCCTGCAAGCCTTGCTGGCTTTCCAGCAATTGCCGATGGTTGCGCCGTTGCCAGGTTATGACGTGGCGTTACTGCGCCGTGAGCTGGAATTGTTCCCCGAGTGGTACGTAAAACACGAACTGGGCATCGAATTCGACGCAGCGCAGCAGGTGTTGTGGCAAAACGTCACTGATCTGCTGATCAACAGTGCCCTGGCTCAGCCCAAAGTGCTGGTGCACCGCGACTACATGCCGCGCAACCTGATGCTCAGCCAGCCGAATCCTGGCGTGCTGGACTTTCAGGATGCGGTCTATGGTCCGGTCACGTACGACATCACCTGCCTGTTCAAGGACGCCTTCCTCAGTTGGCCCGAGGAGCGCGTACACGCGTGGCTCGAAGACTACTGGCAACAGGCCGGCGCGCTGGGGATACCGGTTCAGCCGGACTTTGACGAGTTCCTGCGCGCCAGCGATCTGATGGGCGTGCAGCGGCATCTGAAAGTCATCGGCATCTTCGCCCGTATCTGCCACCGCGATGGCAAGCCACGCTACCTGGCCGATGTGCCGCGCTTCTTTGCTTATATAGAGGCAGTGATCGCCCGTCGTCCTGAGCTGGCAGAGCTGGACGTATTGCTCGCCAGCCTGCGTGCCGGGGCCAGCGCATGA